From the Rhinolophus sinicus isolate RSC01 linkage group LG02, ASM3656204v1, whole genome shotgun sequence genome, one window contains:
- the LOC109449699 gene encoding LOW QUALITY PROTEIN: putative ATP-dependent RNA helicase DDX52 (The sequence of the model RefSeq protein was modified relative to this genomic sequence to represent the inferred CDS: substituted 2 bases at 2 genomic stop codons): protein MSSEITSEEEGSTIQWISSVEAKIEDKKVKRENKLTSGKLEHLRKEKINVFRNKHKIHVQGTDLPDPIATFQQLEQEHKINPRLLQNILDSGFQIPTPIQMQSIPVMLHGRELLASAPTGSGKTLAFSIPILMHLKQPTNKGFRALITSPTXELANQIHRELVKISEGTGFRIHMIHKAAVAAKKFGPKSSKKFDILVTTPNXLIYLLKQDPPGIDLTSVEWLIVDESDKLFEDGKTGFRDQLASIFLACTSLKVRRAMFSATFAYDAEQWCKLNLDNVITVSIGARNSAVETVEQEFLFVGSETGKRLAVRELIKKGFNLPVLVFVQSIERAKELFHELIYEGINVDIIHADRTQQQRDNTVHSFRAGKIWVLICTALLARGIDFKGVNLVINYDFPTSSVEYIHRIGRTGRAEHKGKAATFFTEDDKPLLRSIANVIQQTGCPVPEYIKGFQKLLSKQKKKTIKKPLERESISTTPKCFLEKAKDKRKKVTGQNSKKKVALKDKS, encoded by the coding sequence atgagtTCAGAAATTACTTCAGAAGAAGAAGGTTCTACTATACAGTGGATATCATCTGTGGAAGcaaaaattgaagataaaaaagttaaaagagaaaataaactaacTTCAGGAAAGTTGGAgcatctcagaaaagaaaagataaacgtCTTCcggaataaacacaaaattcacGTTCAAGGAACTGATCTTCCTGACCCAATTGCTACATTTCAGCAGCTTGAACAGGAACATAAAATCAATCCTCGACTGCTTCAGAACATTCTAGATTCAGGCTTCCAGATACCTACGCCAATCCAAATGCAATCCATTCCAGTTATGCTGCATGGTCGAGAACTTCTGGCTTCTGCTCCTACTGGATCTGGAAAGACTTTGGCTTTTAGCATTCCCATATTAATGCACCTGAAACAGCCCACAAACAAAGGCTTTAGAGCCCTGATTACATCACCCACATGAGAACTTGCCAACCAGATTCACCGAGAGTTAGTAAAAATATCTGAGGGAACAGGATTCAGGATACACATGATCCACAAAGCAGCAGTTGCAGCCAAGAAATTTGGACCAAAATCATCTAAGAAGTTTGATATTCTTGTGACTACTCCAAATTGACTAATCTATTTATTAAAACAGGATCCTCCAGGAATAGACTTAACAAGTGTTGAATGGCTGATAGTAGATGAATCAGATAAACTGTTTGAAGATGGCAAAACTGGGTTCAGGGACCAGCTGGCTTCCATTTTCCTGGCCTGCACATCCCTCAAGGTCAGAAGAGCAATGTTCAGTGCAACTTTTGCATATGACGCCGAGCAGTGGTGCAAACTTAACCTGGACAATGTCATCACTGTATCCATTGGGGCAAGGAATTCTGCAGTAGAGACTGTAGAACAAGAGTTTCTCTTTGTTGGGTCTGAGACTGGAAAACGTCTAGCAGTGAGAGAACTTATTAAAAAGGGTTTCAATCTacctgttcttgtttttgttcagTCCATTGAAAGGGCTAAAGAACTTTTTCATGAGCTCATATATGAAGGTATTAATGTGGATATTATTCATGCAGACAGAACACAGCAACAGAGAGATAATACAGTCCACAGCTTCAGAGCAGGAAAAATCTGGGTCCTTATTTGTACAGCTTTGCTAGCCAGAGGAATTGATTTTAAAGGTGTGAACTTGGTGATTAATTATGACTTTCCAACCAGCTCAGTGGAATATATCCACAGGATAGGTCGAACTGGAAGAGCAGAGCATAAAGGAAAAGCTGCTACATTTTTCACTGAAGATGATAAACCATTATTAAGAAGCATTGCCAATGTTATACAGCAGACCGGATGTCCTGTACCAGAATACATAAAAGGTTTCCAAAAACTTctaagcaaacaaaagaaaaagacgaTTAAGAAACCATTGGAAAGGGAGAGCATTAGTACAACTCCAAAATGTTTCTTAGAAAAAGCGAAGGATAAACGGAAAAAGGTCACTGGtcagaacagcaagaagaaagtAGCTCTTAAagacaaaagttaa